DNA sequence from the Streptomyces sp. CA-210063 genome:
TAGCGGTTCCAGTACCAGGTGCCGCCGAAGTCGCCGCCCTTCTCGATCACCCGGATCGACTCCACGCCGGCCTGCCGCAGCCGGGCCCCCGCGAGCAGTCCGCCGAATCCGCCGCCGATGACGACCGCCTCGACCCGGTCGTGCAGCGGCTCCCGGGTGAACTCCTGGTCGGCGTAGGGGTCGTCGTCGTAGGAGACGAACTCACCGGCGATCCGCTGGTACTGCCCGCCGCCGTCCGGGCGGATCCGGCGGTCGCGTTCGGCTCGGTACCGCTCGCGCAGGGCGTCCGGGTCGAAGCCCAGCTCCTCCGGGCTCGGTGACGTGGGGGTGGACGGGCTGTGGGGGGTGGACATCGATGTCCTCTCTGCGGTCCTTGTACGTCTGTCGGGTGGTGGTGCTGTGGTGCGGCCGCGTCAGGCGGGCCGGTGCCGGCGGAGCCAGGCGGCCTGTCCGCCGTCGACGAGCAGGTCCGTGCCGGTGATGTAACGCGCCTCGGGACCGGTGAGGAATGCCACCGCGTCGGCGATCTCCGCCGGGGTGCCGGAGCGGCCCGCGCCGCTGGCCTCCAGCATCGAGAGCATGCGCGCGCCGCTCGGGCCCTCGGCCTCCGCCTTCGACATCGCGGTGGCGATGACGCCCGGGCTGACGCTGTTGATTCGGGCGCCGCGCCGGCTCCAGGCGAGCGCGGCGGCCTCGACCCGCAGATGGTTGGCCCGCTTGGACACGACGTACGCCATGGTCGGGCTGTCCGCGACGGCGGCGACGCCGCCGATCCCGAGGAGTTCCTCCACCGGGGCGGTGGCGAGGGCGGCCTCGTCCGCACGGCTGAGGGAGGCGACATGACCGGCCATGCTGGAGACGCAGACCATGGCCGTGCCCGGCGCGGCCACGCTCTCGAAGGCGTCGATGACATGGGCCGTGCCCAGCAGGTTGACCTCCAGGATCGTCTTCGCCGACCCGAGGACGGCGGAGACACCGGCGGTGTGCACGACGGCGGCCACCCGGCCCTCTCCGGCCGCCTCTTCGGCGAGCTTGTCCACGGACTTCCGGTCGGATACGTCGGTCAGGACGCCCCGCACCGCGTGTCCCTCGTCACGCAACGCGTCCACGGCCCGGTCGAGTTGACCGCGCGAGGCGTCGGCGAGGAACAGGGTCCGCCCGCTG
Encoded proteins:
- a CDS encoding SDR family oxidoreductase, whose translation is MAEQLPEPGRDVVVVTGAGGMGVAIARRLGSGRTLFLADASRGQLDRAVDALRDEGHAVRGVLTDVSDRKSVDKLAEEAAGEGRVAAVVHTAGVSAVLGSAKTILEVNLLGTAHVIDAFESVAAPGTAMVCVSSMAGHVASLSRADEAALATAPVEELLGIGGVAAVADSPTMAYVVSKRANHLRVEAAALAWSRRGARINSVSPGVIATAMSKAEAEGPSGARMLSMLEASGAGRSGTPAEIADAVAFLTGPEARYITGTDLLVDGGQAAWLRRHRPA